The following are from one region of the Myxocyprinus asiaticus isolate MX2 ecotype Aquarium Trade chromosome 2, UBuf_Myxa_2, whole genome shotgun sequence genome:
- the rhcga gene encoding rh family, C glycoprotein a has product MGNCCRSFWCGEKNPDVRISLPAVCFVWQIAMIILFGLFVRYNEESDAHWAEHKHQKNITSDIENDFYYRYPSFQDVHVMIFVGFGFLMTFLKRYSFGGVGFNFLIAAFGLQWALLMQGWFHSLDPVDGTIKIGVENIINADFCVAGCLIAYGALLGKVSPVQLMVLTLFGITLFAVEEYIILNILHVRDAGGSMVIHTFGAYYGLTISWILYRPKLSHSKLLSGSVYHSDVFAMIGTLFLWMFWPSFNSAIADHGDGQHRAAINTYLALAASVLTTFAISSLSAKKGKLDMVHIQNATLAGGVAMGTAAEFMITPYGSLIVGFCCGILSTFGYLVITPFMEKYLKIQDTCGIHNLHAMPGVLGGVVGAITAATASEGVYGHEGLVNTFDFEGDFAKRSPSTQGGFQAAGICVALAFGIVGGAIVGFILRLPMWGDPSDDNCFDDEVYWEVPEDEESIPPILEYKNHMVGKHPDMMSDSNFTVEQS; this is encoded by the exons ATGGGGAACTGCTGCCGAAGTTTCTGGTGTGGAGAGAAAAACCCAGATGTCCGGATCAGCCTGCCTGCGGTCTGCTTTGTGTGGCAAATTGCCATGATCATCTTGTTTGGACTCTTTGTGCGTTATAATGAAGAGTCAGACGCCCACTGGGCTGAGCACAAACATCAAAAGAACATCACAAGTGATATCGAAAACGACTTCTACTACAGATACCCAA GTTTTCAGGATGTGCATGTGATGATCTTTGTTGGTTTCGGCTTTCTCATGACCTTCCTGAAACGCTACAGCTTCGGCGGGGTCGGATTCAACTTTCTTATTGCCGCATTTGGTCTTCAGTGGGCTTTGCTCATGCAGGGCTGGTTCCACTCTCTGGACCCTGTTGATGGCACAATTAAGATTGGAGTTGAGAA TATCATCAATGCTGACTTCTGTGTGGCTGGATGTCTCATTGCATATGGCGCTCTCCTTGGAAAAGTCAGTCCAGTTCAACTGATGGTCTTAACACTATTTGGCATCACATTATTTGCAGTTGAGGAATACATCATTCTTAATATTCTCCAT GTTAGAGATGCTGGCGGCTCAATGGTCATCCACACTTTTGGGGCATACTATGGCCTAACAATATCATGGATTCTTTATCGACCAAAACTAAGCCACAGCAAGCTTCTGAGCGGCTCTGTCTACCACTCTGATGTCTTTGCTATGATTG GGACACTCTTCCTCTGGATGTTCTGGCCCAGTTTCAACTCTGCCATCGCAGACCATGGAGATGGCCAACACAGGGCGGCCATAAACACCTACCTGGCCCTGGCCGCCTCTGTTCTCACTACATTTGCCATATCTAGCCTTTCAGCCAAGAAGGGTAAACTGGACATG GTGCATATCCAGAATGCCACACTGGCTGGGGGAGTTGCCATGGGAACGGCGGCAGAGTTTATGATCACACCCTACGGTTCACTCATTGTGGGCTTCTGCTGCGGGATACTGTCGACTTTTGGCTACCTGGTGATCACT CCCTTCATGGAGAAGTACCTGAAGATTCAAGACACCTGTGGCATCCACAACCTACATGCCATGCCTGGTGTTCTTGGAGGAGTTGTTGGTGCTATCACAGCGGCCACTGCCAGTGAGGGTGTCTATGGACATGAGGG GTTGGTAAACACGTTTGATTTTGAAGGGGATTTTGCAAAGAGGTCACCTAGCACGCAAGGAGGCTTCCAGGCCGCTGGAATTTGTGTAGCTCTCGCGTTTGGGATCGTAGGTGGAGCTATAGTAG gtTTTATCCTGAGATTGCCAATGTGGGGAGACCCGTCTGATGATAACTGCTTTGACGATGAGGTGTACTGGGAG GTGCCTGAGGATGAGGAGAGCATCCCTCCCATTCTTGAGTACAAAAACCACATGGTCGGCAAACATCCAGACATGAT GTCGGATTCAAACTTCACTGTGGAACAAAGCTAA